One stretch of Streptomyces sp. NBC_01142 DNA includes these proteins:
- a CDS encoding DUF4383 domain-containing protein yields MATHVLHPKTRRTRLDEHLPVDHRLSQVYRVGAGLMGLVLLAFGILGLIDRIGFFDTGGDTVAGLNTNGSLSVLSICVGLLLFVGMVIGGNFASTVNMILGIAFILSGFVNMALLETDFNFLAFEIQNVMFSFVVGVMLMFFGMYGRVSATLPHDNPYWKARHPDQAAREQRALGREASQRPAVGGGKQDESV; encoded by the coding sequence ATGGCCACACACGTACTGCATCCCAAAACGCGCCGCACCCGGCTCGACGAGCATCTGCCCGTCGACCACCGGCTCAGCCAGGTCTACCGGGTGGGCGCAGGCCTGATGGGGCTGGTGCTGCTCGCTTTCGGCATCCTCGGGCTGATCGACAGGATCGGCTTCTTCGACACCGGCGGCGACACGGTCGCGGGCCTCAACACCAATGGCTCGCTGAGTGTGCTCTCCATCTGCGTCGGGCTGCTGCTCTTCGTCGGGATGGTCATCGGCGGCAACTTCGCCTCGACCGTCAACATGATCCTGGGCATCGCCTTCATCCTGAGCGGCTTCGTCAATATGGCGCTGCTGGAGACGGACTTCAACTTCCTGGCCTTCGAGATCCAGAACGTGATGTTCAGCTTTGTGGTCGGCGTGATGCTGATGTTCTTCGGAATGTACGGAAGGGTCAGCGCGACGCTGCCGCACGACAACCCGTACTGGAAGGCCCGCCACCCCGATCAGGCAGCCCGGGAACAGCGGGCCCTGGGGCGGGAGGCCTCGCAGCGCCCGGCGGTCGGCGGAGGGAAGCAGGACGAAAGCGTCTGA
- a CDS encoding zinc ribbon domain-containing protein, producing the protein MPRYEYRCRSCDDTFEVNRPMAQSSAPASCPAGHEGTVKLLSAVAVGGTTSAPSGGGGGGGCCGGGCCG; encoded by the coding sequence ATGCCTCGTTACGAATACCGCTGCCGGAGCTGCGACGACACTTTCGAAGTGAACCGCCCGATGGCCCAGTCCTCCGCACCGGCGAGCTGCCCGGCCGGCCACGAGGGCACGGTCAAGCTGCTCTCGGCCGTCGCCGTCGGCGGTACGACGTCCGCGCCCAGCGGCGGTGGCGGGGGCGGTGGCTGCTGCGGGGGCGGCTGCTGCGGCTGA
- a CDS encoding response regulator transcription factor has product MRVILAEDSTLLREGLVRLLAEEGHEVLAAVGDGVQLLAAVEARQPDVVVADVRMPPTHTDEGLRAALEIRRRWPAVGVLVLSQYVEKRYATELLTSDSEGVGYLLKDRVVQVDEFLDALERVGQGRAAFDPDVVRQLLARSTRADPLSRLTVREQDVLGEMAQGHTNAAIAARLHVSQSAVEKHINAIFEKLELSGTTGYSRRVLAVLRYLGS; this is encoded by the coding sequence GTGCGCGTAATCCTGGCCGAGGACTCGACCCTGCTGCGGGAGGGACTCGTACGACTGCTCGCCGAGGAGGGCCACGAGGTGCTCGCGGCGGTCGGCGACGGTGTGCAGCTGCTCGCGGCGGTCGAGGCGCGGCAGCCGGACGTGGTCGTCGCCGACGTCCGGATGCCGCCCACCCACACCGACGAGGGGCTGCGGGCGGCGCTGGAGATCCGGCGCCGCTGGCCGGCCGTGGGGGTGCTGGTGCTGTCGCAGTACGTCGAGAAGCGGTACGCCACCGAACTCCTCACCTCCGACTCGGAGGGCGTCGGCTATCTCCTCAAGGACCGGGTGGTCCAGGTCGACGAGTTCCTCGACGCGCTGGAGCGGGTGGGGCAGGGGCGGGCGGCTTTCGATCCCGATGTCGTACGCCAGCTCCTCGCCCGCAGCACGCGTGCCGATCCGCTCTCCAGACTGACCGTGCGGGAGCAGGACGTGCTGGGGGAGATGGCGCAGGGGCATACGAACGCGGCCATCGCCGCCCGGCTCCATGTGTCGCAGAGCGCGGTCGAGAAGCACATCAACGCGATCTTCGAGAAGCTGGAGCTGAGCGGGACGACGGGCTACTCGCGCCGGGTGCTGGCGGTGCTGCGCTATCTGGGGAGCTGA
- a CDS encoding sensor histidine kinase, whose product MKALALKGVRYAVGLTLGAATAVVEAVFALFAGVVLLLVLAWPRGRRAVLRPLGRAAARLADLERRRLDRFLGVRISAPQSAGRPTGNSTGYPAAHPAAYGSEGEHPLAELRYVAARWPLGALGAVVLFCVLIGAAYGTFFLYAWLITDLLHPLTVILGSLAGLFLLFLSLQGIFGVALLEGHLARHLLGPSHQDELERRITELATSRAEVMDAVTGERRRIERDLHDGVQQRLVALGMLLGRARRSRDPERADQLLLQAHEESRRALAELRDVAWRVYPTVLDEAGLRAALETVAERTPLPVNLEYAVAAEPTKQVETVAYFVVSEAVTNVVKHSGATRIDVTLRRHGEALNLRVEDDGTGGADPAGGGLTGLASRVAALDGRFGVDSPAGGPTVITAELPCA is encoded by the coding sequence ATGAAGGCGCTGGCGCTGAAGGGTGTTCGCTACGCGGTGGGGCTCACCCTGGGGGCCGCCACCGCCGTCGTCGAGGCCGTCTTCGCACTGTTCGCGGGCGTGGTCCTGCTGCTCGTCCTGGCCTGGCCGCGCGGGCGGCGGGCGGTGCTGCGGCCGCTGGGAAGAGCGGCGGCCCGCCTCGCGGACCTCGAGCGGCGCAGGCTGGACCGCTTCCTCGGGGTGCGGATCTCCGCCCCGCAATCCGCCGGCCGGCCCACCGGCAACTCCACCGGCTACCCCGCCGCGCACCCCGCCGCGTACGGAAGCGAAGGCGAACACCCCCTCGCCGAACTGCGCTACGTCGCCGCCCGCTGGCCGCTCGGCGCCCTGGGCGCGGTCGTCCTGTTCTGCGTCCTCATCGGCGCGGCCTACGGCACCTTCTTCCTCTACGCCTGGCTGATCACCGACCTTCTCCACCCCCTCACCGTCATCCTCGGCAGCCTCGCCGGTCTCTTCCTCCTCTTCCTCTCCCTCCAGGGAATCTTCGGAGTCGCCCTGCTGGAAGGGCACTTGGCACGTCACCTCCTCGGCCCCAGCCACCAGGACGAACTGGAGCGGCGCATCACGGAACTGGCCACCAGCCGCGCCGAGGTCATGGACGCCGTCACCGGCGAACGCCGCCGTATCGAGCGGGACCTGCACGACGGAGTGCAGCAACGCCTGGTCGCCCTCGGCATGCTGCTCGGCCGCGCCCGCCGCAGCCGCGATCCGGAGCGCGCGGACCAGCTGCTCCTCCAGGCCCACGAGGAGAGCCGACGGGCCCTGGCCGAACTGCGTGACGTCGCCTGGCGCGTCTACCCGACCGTGCTGGACGAGGCGGGTCTGCGGGCCGCCCTGGAGACGGTCGCCGAACGCACCCCGCTGCCCGTGAACCTGGAGTACGCGGTGGCTGCGGAGCCGACGAAGCAGGTGGAGACCGTCGCCTACTTCGTGGTCTCGGAAGCCGTCACCAATGTGGTCAAGCACTCGGGCGCCACCCGTATCGACGTCACCCTCCGCCGCCACGGCGAGGCGCTGAACCTGCGTGTGGAGGACGACGGCACGGGCGGCGCCGACCCCGCCGGCGGCGGACTCACCGGGCTGGCGAGCCGGGTCGCCGCGCTGGACGGCCGGTTCGGCGTGGACAGCCCGGCCGGCGGACCCACTGTCATCACCGCGGAGCTGCCGTGCGCGTAA
- a CDS encoding DedA family protein has product MIESSTLAAGSSAPGWVTGLMDTLGAPGAGIAIALENLFPPLPSEVILPLAGFAASTGEMNLIAALLWTTAGSVIGALALYGIGALLGRDRTVAIAARLPLLKIADIERTEAWFARHGSKAVFFGRMIPIFRSLISVPAGVERMPLPTFLLLTTLGSAIWNTVFVLAGYALGENWDDVTGYVSAYSKVVLVAAVLAMLAFAGVRLLRPGAGSRRSRT; this is encoded by the coding sequence ATGATCGAGAGCAGCACACTGGCCGCCGGGAGCAGCGCACCGGGCTGGGTGACCGGCCTCATGGACACCCTCGGCGCACCGGGCGCGGGTATCGCCATCGCGCTGGAGAACCTCTTCCCGCCCCTGCCCAGCGAGGTGATTCTGCCGCTGGCGGGCTTCGCCGCGAGTACGGGAGAGATGAACCTGATCGCGGCCCTGCTGTGGACGACGGCCGGGTCGGTGATCGGCGCGCTCGCGCTGTACGGGATCGGGGCCCTGCTCGGCCGGGACCGTACCGTCGCCATCGCCGCCCGACTGCCGCTGCTGAAGATCGCCGACATCGAGCGGACCGAGGCGTGGTTCGCCCGGCACGGATCCAAGGCGGTGTTCTTCGGGAGAATGATCCCGATCTTCCGCTCCCTGATCTCCGTGCCGGCGGGCGTCGAACGCATGCCGCTGCCCACCTTCCTGCTGCTGACGACGCTGGGCAGCGCGATCTGGAACACCGTCTTCGTTCTCGCCGGCTATGCGCTCGGCGAGAACTGGGACGACGTCACCGGGTACGTCTCCGCGTACTCCAAGGTCGTGCTGGTGGCCGCGGTGCTCGCAATGCTGGCGTTCGCGGGTGTACGGCTGCTCAGGCCGGGGGCGGGGTCGCGGCGCAGCCGGACCTGA
- a CDS encoding HAD family hydrolase, giving the protein MTTTAQTLVASDLDRTLIYSAAALQLPMPDAEAPRLLCVEVYGSKPLSYVTETAAGLLSELAAESVFVPTTTRTREQYHRIHLPGPAARFAICANGGHLLVDGVTDPDWQRQVAARLADECASLDEVRAHLLASADPAWLLKERIAEDLFAYLVVERTRLPEGWVKELAEWAEGRGWTVSLQGRKIYAVPQPLTKSAAVREVARRTGAEQILAAGDSLLDADLLLVADRGWRPSHGELADSGWTAPNVEVLPQTGIAAGEEILRRFRSGCAATPPPA; this is encoded by the coding sequence GTGACCACCACAGCGCAGACTCTCGTCGCGAGCGACCTCGACCGCACCCTGATCTACTCGGCCGCCGCCCTCCAGCTCCCCATGCCGGACGCGGAAGCCCCCCGCCTGCTCTGCGTCGAGGTGTACGGCAGCAAGCCGCTGTCATATGTGACCGAGACCGCCGCCGGACTGCTGTCCGAGCTCGCCGCCGAGAGCGTGTTCGTACCGACCACCACCCGTACCCGCGAGCAGTACCACCGTATCCATCTGCCGGGCCCCGCCGCCCGGTTCGCGATCTGCGCCAACGGCGGGCACCTCCTCGTCGACGGTGTCACCGACCCGGACTGGCAGCGGCAGGTCGCCGCCCGGCTCGCCGACGAGTGCGCCTCGCTCGACGAGGTCCGCGCCCATCTCCTTGCCTCCGCCGACCCCGCCTGGCTGCTCAAGGAGCGCATCGCCGAGGACCTCTTCGCCTATCTCGTCGTCGAGCGCACGCGGCTGCCCGAAGGCTGGGTGAAGGAACTCGCCGAATGGGCCGAGGGCCGCGGCTGGACCGTCTCGCTCCAGGGCCGCAAGATCTACGCCGTGCCGCAGCCGCTCACCAAGAGCGCCGCGGTCCGCGAAGTGGCCCGCCGCACCGGCGCCGAGCAGATCCTCGCGGCCGGGGACTCGCTCCTCGACGCCGATCTGCTGCTCGTCGCCGACCGCGGCTGGCGCCCGAGCCACGGCGAACTCGCCGACAGCGGCTGGACAGCCCCGAACGTCGAGGTACTGCCACAGACGGGGATCGCGGCGGGTGAGGAGATTCTGCGCCGGTTCAGGTCCGGCTGCGCCGCGACCCCGCCCCCGGCCTGA
- a CDS encoding phosphoribosyltransferase produces MEQPTERENTNVVWSGTWVAERLGVGLVGDDRLPELLGLALRRNPKRAHLLVSNVLGKHVPQSPAVVYGAGYRLGERVRELLGDDAARRAVVLGYAETATGLGHSVADGVGLAPYLHSTRRPVEGVPRAGGFEESHSHATSHLLLPEDAGLLAGEGPLVLVDDEFSTGNTVLNTIRDLHERYPREWYVIVALVDMRSERDRARLTEFAQEIGARVDLVALASGTVRLPEGVLEKGQALVAEFESATSLPNAGADAGAGAGAGAGAPGGVAAHDGSRAADAADRVTGSGAVEPVPFSAGDERVRADAPDADGRPAGRTPVRVELGWPAGVPDGGRHGFSPGHREQLEAALPGMAARIAEALEIAPARQSAACSASRPDVTSRPAPARPGAAEPTAGPASDPASRPAADAAPRTAADAVSPGTGRGSGRPRVLVLGFEELMYAPLRLGTALEQVVDADVQYSTTTRSPVLAVDDPGYAIRSRLVFPAHDEPSDGPGERYAYNVAGAGFDAVVAVVDSVADTPRLHAPDGLLAQLAGHTPHVVLAVVPSYVPVLEGAPMLPDPLRGPAFSSYAPDEVGWLLQDLSEAELEAPTEEREEAIQSGGAHYAESLPVEYQPSPQYQELFKAALDTSAARIARAVGTVTETVLAERSPRPVLVSLARAGTPVGVLMRRWAQHRHGLDLPHYAVSIVRGRGIDANALRWLEQHHDPADVVFVDGWTGKGAITRELAAALEEFPGFNPEIAVLADPGGCVRTYGTREDFLIPSACLNSTVSGLISRTVLRADLVGPDDFHGAKFYRELADADVSGLFLDTVAARFDEVADAVDAEVKELLAADRAPTWEGWAAVERISEEYGIHDVNLVKPGVGEATRVLLRRVPWKILAKRGAGPDLDHVRLLAEQRGVPVEEVDGLPYTCVGLIHPQYTRGATGVDGKAVASQ; encoded by the coding sequence ATGGAGCAGCCGACGGAGAGGGAGAACACGAACGTGGTGTGGTCAGGGACGTGGGTCGCCGAGCGGCTCGGAGTCGGTCTCGTCGGTGACGACAGGCTCCCGGAGCTGCTGGGCCTTGCCCTGCGCCGCAACCCGAAACGGGCGCACCTGCTGGTGTCGAACGTGCTCGGCAAGCACGTCCCGCAGAGCCCTGCGGTGGTCTACGGCGCCGGTTACAGGCTCGGCGAGCGTGTCCGGGAGCTGCTGGGTGACGACGCGGCGCGGCGCGCGGTCGTGCTCGGTTACGCGGAGACCGCGACAGGCCTGGGCCACTCGGTGGCGGACGGGGTGGGCCTGGCGCCCTATCTGCACTCCACGCGCCGCCCGGTCGAGGGCGTACCGCGGGCGGGCGGCTTCGAGGAGTCCCACTCGCACGCCACCTCGCATCTGCTGCTCCCGGAGGACGCCGGGCTGCTGGCGGGCGAGGGTCCGCTGGTGCTGGTGGACGACGAGTTCTCGACGGGCAACACGGTGCTCAACACCATCCGGGACCTGCACGAGCGCTACCCGCGCGAGTGGTACGTGATAGTGGCCCTGGTCGATATGCGGTCGGAACGGGACAGGGCCAGGCTGACGGAGTTCGCCCAGGAGATCGGCGCCCGGGTCGACCTGGTGGCCCTGGCATCGGGGACGGTGCGGCTGCCCGAGGGCGTCCTGGAAAAGGGCCAGGCGCTGGTCGCGGAGTTCGAGTCGGCGACGTCGCTCCCGAACGCGGGCGCGGATGCGGGCGCGGGTGCGGGCGCGGGTGCGGGCGCGCCGGGCGGCGTGGCTGCGCATGATGGCTCTCGAGCGGCGGATGCCGCAGACCGCGTGACGGGGTCCGGCGCGGTGGAACCGGTGCCGTTCTCGGCCGGTGACGAGCGCGTGCGCGCGGACGCCCCCGACGCGGACGGCCGGCCCGCGGGACGCACCCCGGTGCGCGTGGAGCTCGGCTGGCCGGCGGGTGTGCCGGACGGCGGGCGCCATGGCTTCTCACCCGGGCATCGCGAGCAGCTGGAGGCCGCGCTCCCGGGCATGGCGGCGCGCATCGCCGAGGCGCTCGAGATCGCGCCCGCGCGGCAGAGCGCGGCGTGCTCTGCCTCCCGGCCCGACGTGACCTCCCGGCCTGCGCCGGCGCGACCGGGCGCGGCGGAGCCCACTGCCGGACCCGCCTCGGACCCCGCCTCCCGGCCCGCGGCCGACGCGGCCCCCCGGACCGCGGCCGATGCCGTCTCCCCGGGCACCGGACGCGGCAGTGGCCGCCCCCGCGTGCTCGTCCTCGGGTTCGAGGAGCTGATGTACGCACCCCTGCGGCTCGGCACCGCCCTGGAGCAGGTCGTCGACGCCGACGTGCAGTACTCCACCACCACCCGCTCGCCCGTCCTCGCCGTCGACGACCCCGGCTACGCGATACGCAGCCGCCTCGTCTTCCCCGCCCACGACGAGCCCTCCGACGGCCCCGGCGAGCGGTACGCCTACAACGTCGCGGGAGCCGGCTTCGACGCCGTCGTCGCCGTCGTCGACTCAGTTGCCGACACCCCCCGACTGCACGCTCCCGACGGCCTGTTGGCCCAGCTCGCCGGGCACACCCCGCACGTCGTCCTGGCCGTCGTCCCCTCGTACGTACCCGTACTCGAAGGTGCCCCCATGCTGCCCGACCCGCTCCGCGGCCCCGCCTTCTCCTCCTACGCCCCGGACGAGGTCGGCTGGCTGCTCCAGGACCTGTCCGAGGCCGAGCTGGAGGCCCCGACCGAGGAGCGCGAAGAGGCGATACAGAGCGGCGGCGCGCACTACGCCGAGTCGCTGCCCGTGGAGTACCAGCCGAGCCCGCAGTACCAGGAGCTGTTCAAGGCCGCTCTGGACACCTCCGCCGCCCGGATCGCCCGCGCCGTCGGCACCGTCACCGAGACCGTCCTCGCAGAGCGATCCCCGCGCCCCGTGCTCGTCTCGCTGGCCCGCGCCGGTACCCCCGTCGGCGTACTGATGCGCCGCTGGGCCCAGCACCGGCACGGACTGGACCTGCCGCACTACGCCGTGTCCATCGTCCGCGGCCGCGGTATCGACGCCAACGCCCTGCGCTGGCTCGAGCAGCACCACGACCCGGCCGACGTCGTCTTCGTCGACGGCTGGACCGGGAAGGGTGCCATCACCCGCGAACTGGCCGCAGCCCTCGAGGAGTTCCCCGGCTTCAACCCCGAGATCGCGGTCCTTGCCGACCCCGGCGGCTGCGTCCGCACCTACGGCACCCGCGAGGACTTCCTCATCCCCTCCGCCTGCCTCAACTCCACCGTCTCCGGCCTCATATCGCGTACGGTGCTGCGCGCCGACCTGGTCGGCCCGGACGATTTCCACGGCGCGAAGTTCTACCGCGAGCTCGCCGACGCTGATGTCTCCGGCCTCTTCCTGGACACCGTGGCCGCCCGCTTCGACGAGGTCGCGGACGCCGTCGACGCCGAGGTGAAGGAACTGCTGGCGGCCGACCGCGCCCCCACCTGGGAGGGCTGGGCGGCCGTCGAGCGGATCAGCGAGGAGTACGGCATTCACGATGTGAACCTGGTCAAGCCGGGTGTCGGTGAGGCGACGCGCGTACTGCTGCGCCGCGTCCCCTGGAAGATCCTCGCCAAGCGCGGCGCGGGCCCCGACCTCGACCATGTGCGGCTGCTCGCCGAGCAGCGCGGCGTACCGGTCGAGGAGGTCGACGGACTCCCGTACACCTGTGTCGGGTTGATCCACCCCCAGTACACCCGCGGCGCCACGGGCGTGGACGGCAAGGCGGTGGCGTCCCAGTGA
- a CDS encoding HpcH/HpaI aldolase/citrate lyase family protein, giving the protein MRHFGQIPPAAQAGLFHQEPCDFGADSPARTLAAALGATLYSPATRPKLADDVIKQAGRGVVSMVLCLEDSIDDADVEDAEDNLVRQFSQLDALGSESPLLFVRVREPAQIPDLVRRLGPAGRLLSGFVLPKFTEERGVPFLEALAAAETESGRRLFAMPVLESPELLHLETRTEVLTGIARTVDKYRERVLALRLGVTDFCSAYGLRRSPDMTAYDVRIVAGVIADVVNVLGRSDGTGFTITGPVWEYFRLQERMFKPQLRRSPFLEGRAEELRTALIEHDLDGLLREIELDRANGLLGKTCIHPSHVLPVHALSVVSHEEFSDAQDILRPERGGGGVLRSAYTNKMNEVKPHRAWAERTLLRAEVFGVAKEDVGFVELLAAGLPR; this is encoded by the coding sequence ATGCGTCATTTCGGGCAAATCCCGCCCGCTGCTCAGGCAGGGCTGTTCCATCAGGAGCCGTGCGACTTCGGTGCGGACTCCCCGGCGCGCACACTCGCAGCCGCTCTGGGTGCCACGCTCTACAGTCCTGCCACCCGGCCGAAACTCGCCGATGACGTGATCAAGCAGGCGGGGCGCGGGGTTGTCTCGATGGTGCTGTGCCTCGAGGACTCCATCGACGACGCGGACGTGGAGGACGCCGAGGACAATCTCGTCCGGCAGTTCTCCCAGCTCGACGCCTTGGGCAGCGAGTCGCCGCTGCTGTTCGTCCGGGTCCGCGAACCGGCGCAGATCCCGGACCTGGTGAGGCGGCTGGGACCTGCGGGACGGCTGCTGTCCGGATTCGTACTCCCGAAGTTCACCGAGGAGCGCGGCGTCCCCTTCCTGGAGGCCCTGGCGGCAGCGGAGACCGAGAGCGGGCGGCGGCTCTTCGCCATGCCCGTCCTCGAGTCGCCCGAGCTGCTGCACCTGGAGACCAGGACCGAAGTCCTCACCGGGATCGCCCGCACCGTCGACAAGTACCGCGAGCGGGTACTCGCGCTGCGCCTCGGCGTGACCGATTTCTGTTCGGCGTACGGGCTGCGCAGATCGCCCGACATGACGGCGTACGACGTACGGATCGTCGCCGGAGTCATCGCGGACGTGGTCAATGTGCTCGGCCGCTCCGACGGAACGGGCTTCACCATCACCGGACCGGTGTGGGAGTACTTCCGTCTCCAGGAGCGCATGTTCAAGCCACAGCTGCGGCGCAGCCCCTTCCTCGAGGGGCGGGCCGAGGAACTGCGCACCGCGCTGATTGAACACGATCTGGACGGGCTGCTGCGCGAGATCGAACTCGACCGCGCGAACGGGCTGCTCGGCAAGACCTGCATCCACCCCTCCCATGTGCTGCCCGTGCACGCGCTGTCGGTCGTCAGTCACGAGGAGTTCAGTGACGCCCAGGACATCCTGCGGCCCGAGCGGGGCGGCGGCGGCGTGCTGCGCTCGGCGTACACGAACAAAATGAATGAGGTGAAGCCGCACCGCGCCTGGGCGGAGCGGACCCTCCTGCGGGCCGAGGTCTTCGGTGTCGCAAAGGAAGACGTCGGCTTCGTGGAGCTGCTGGCGGCAGGGCTCCCGCGCTGA
- a CDS encoding TerD family protein, translating into MTHAMLKGSNVPLDAMAVRAVLRWTPGSGVPDVDASALLLGPDGRVRSDEDFVFYNQPRHPSGLVRRLPKKRVAEHLTDTVETDLAALDPSVDQVVLAASSDGDTFRHVRDLRILLYDAAASADSEPLAVFDVKPETGEETAIICGELYRRGDGWKFRAVAQGYPTGLVGLATAFGISVDEAEAAAEPSSGQPEPQPLPQPELQPAPPASPPAYGYPQPGSAQPAYGYPQPAPAPPAAPPAQPAYGYPQPAAAAAGAVDPNFRLPPMGPQFVRP; encoded by the coding sequence ATGACGCACGCGATGCTGAAGGGCTCGAACGTCCCTCTCGATGCCATGGCCGTACGGGCCGTGCTGCGGTGGACCCCGGGCTCCGGGGTCCCCGATGTGGACGCCTCCGCCCTGCTGCTCGGCCCCGACGGCCGTGTGCGCTCCGACGAGGACTTTGTCTTCTACAACCAGCCGCGCCATCCCTCGGGCCTGGTGCGCCGGCTGCCCAAGAAGCGGGTGGCCGAGCATCTGACGGACACCGTCGAGACGGACCTGGCGGCGCTGGACCCCTCGGTCGACCAGGTGGTGCTCGCTGCCTCCTCGGACGGCGACACCTTCCGGCACGTACGTGACCTGCGGATACTTCTCTACGACGCCGCAGCGTCGGCCGACAGCGAGCCGCTGGCCGTCTTCGATGTGAAGCCGGAGACCGGCGAGGAGACGGCGATCATCTGCGGTGAGCTCTACCGGCGCGGGGACGGCTGGAAGTTCCGCGCGGTGGCCCAGGGCTATCCGACCGGCCTGGTCGGCCTGGCCACGGCGTTCGGCATCTCGGTGGACGAGGCCGAGGCGGCAGCCGAGCCGTCCTCCGGCCAGCCCGAGCCCCAGCCCCTGCCGCAGCCCGAACTGCAGCCCGCGCCCCCGGCGTCCCCGCCCGCGTACGGCTACCCGCAGCCGGGCAGCGCGCAGCCCGCCTACGGCTACCCACAGCCCGCGCCTGCCCCGCCGGCCGCACCCCCGGCGCAGCCCGCCTACGGCTACCCCCAGCCGGCCGCCGCGGCCGCCGGCGCTGTTGACCCGAACTTCCGGCTGCCGCCGATGGGCCCCCAGTTCGTGCGTCCCTGA
- a CDS encoding Tellurium resistance yields the protein MAFWDSLWRGRAAQFDSGSAATNSIELTKRHPSVSLTKQGAATGNLRVNLSWRMRTSDIEGRSKQSGRLLRNPLKLFQPDVVQAHTQGVVNVDLDLGCLYELTDGSKGVVQPLGGFFGSINEAPYVKLSGDDRFGSPSGETIYVNLDHRESIKRLLFFAYIYDQTPAFDRTHAHVTLYPSNGPRVEIELDERAPQARSCAVFSMENVKGELIVRREVKFVYGFQAELDRLYGWGLQWGRGYKNRV from the coding sequence ATGGCCTTCTGGGACAGTCTGTGGCGGGGAAGGGCGGCGCAGTTCGACTCGGGCAGTGCTGCGACCAACTCCATCGAGCTGACGAAACGGCACCCGTCGGTCTCGCTCACCAAGCAGGGCGCGGCCACCGGCAATCTGCGCGTCAACCTCTCCTGGCGGATGCGCACCTCCGACATCGAGGGCAGGTCGAAGCAGAGCGGCCGGCTGCTGCGGAACCCCCTGAAGCTCTTCCAGCCCGATGTGGTCCAGGCGCACACCCAGGGTGTGGTCAATGTGGACCTCGACCTCGGCTGTCTGTACGAGCTGACGGACGGCAGCAAGGGCGTGGTGCAGCCATTGGGCGGTTTCTTCGGCTCCATCAATGAGGCGCCCTATGTGAAGCTCAGCGGCGACGACCGGTTCGGCTCGCCGTCGGGCGAGACGATCTACGTCAACCTCGACCACCGGGAGTCGATCAAGCGGCTGCTGTTCTTCGCCTACATCTACGACCAGACGCCTGCCTTCGACCGTACGCACGCGCATGTGACGCTCTACCCGAGCAACGGCCCGCGGGTCGAGATCGAGCTCGACGAACGCGCACCGCAGGCCCGGTCCTGCGCGGTGTTCTCCATGGAGAACGTGAAGGGTGAGCTGATCGTGCGCCGCGAGGTGAAGTTCGTCTACGGCTTCCAGGCGGAGCTGGACCGTCTGTACGGCTGGGGCCTGCAGTGGGGGCGCGGCTACAAGAACCGCGTCTGA